The Patescibacteria group bacterium genomic interval CGCTTTTCTTGCGATTGCAATATCTTAATCTGCTCTTCAATATATTCAATCAAATGATAAATGACTTCATAAAGCTTCACGTCAACTTTTTTGTCGCGCGCCAAGTTGGCCACAGTCTGAGCTGGTTTGACCTTAAAACCGATAATCTCCGCGTCTGACGCTTCGGCCTTAAGGACATCGGCCTCGGTAATGATGCCCAAACCCTTGCCGATAATTTTGACTTTGACTTCAGGCGTCTCCTTTTTGGCCAATGACTCAATAATCGCCTCTAACGATCCCAGTACATCAGCTTTGATAATCAAATTAATGGTCTTAACCTTATCATTCTCTTCTTCGGTTTGGGGCAGGCCCATGACCGAAAAATCTTTTTGTTGGCCAATGCGGATCTTTCTCAAATCGCGGTTAAAATTCTTGGCATCGCCGCAATCCTCCATAATAGAGCCGACTTCCGGCGCAAATTTCAAACCGATGATCTTGACCGGGGTGCCCGGCGTCGCTTCTTTGGCCTCGTCGCCCTTATAATCCTTAAGCGACCTGACCTTGCCGCATAAATCATGGCCGATGCATAGATTTTCACCGACACGCAAAGTGCCGGCCTGAACCAAAATGGTCGCGACAGCGCCTTCGCCTTTGCTCATATGAGATTCAATGATCGTGCCGATAGCCGGACGGTTAGGATCAGACATGATGGACTCGCTGTTTAAGTCGGCCAGAAGAATCAAAGTTTCCAATAAGTCATCAATGCCCGTTCCTTCCTTAGCTGAAACCGGACGGCAAATCACATTACCGCCCCAATCCTCAGGCAGAAGACCGATGGTGGACAAATCTTTTTTGACTCGCTCAATATCCGCTTCGGGCCTATCTATTTTATTAATCGCCACCACAAACGGCAGTTTGGCGTCTTGGATGATTTTAATCGCCTCCTTGGTCTGCGGCTGAATACTATCATCAGCGGCAATAACCAGAATAGCAATATCGGCTACGCGCGCCCCGCGGCTGCGCATGGCGGTAAAGGCCTCATGGCCGGGAGTATCAATAAAGGTCAGGGCTCGATCATTGCGGCGAACCTGGTAGGCCCCGATATGCTGAGTAATGCCGCCGCTCTCAGTGGATACCACGTCGGTTTTCCTGATGGCGTCCAAAATCTTAGTCTTGCCGTGATCCACATGACCCATGACTACAATAACCGGCGGTCGGCTGATCTTATTGATATCATCTCCGGTCAGAATTTCCTTAAGTTTATCCTGCGCATCGGTCGTGGCCGCATCCTCAGCCGTACCTTCTTCCGGCAAAACCTTAAAACCCAACTCTTCGCCGATAATGGAGGCGGTATCAAAATCAATGCGCTCATTCATGGATGCCAAAACGCCGTTGCGCATCAGGGCAGTCAAAACCTTAGTGATGGGCAAGTTCATTAAAGCGGAAAACTCGCGTACGGTAATAACCGGCGGAACTTTAATTTCTCCGCCCAATAATTCGCCGGCGGCGGCGCTGACCCCTTGCTGGCGAATTTCCGACAACCAGGCCTGTTCGCGTTCTCGGCGCTCCTTAGCCTTCCACGCTTCCACGATCTTCAAGGCCAAACGATCATCAACTTTAATGGCGCGCCGGCCGATATCAAAACCCATGCTGGGCAGTTTATCAAAAAGCTCATTAGAAGTTGTTCTTAGTCGTCTGGCTAATTCTGATACGTTCATTATGTTAAGTTAAAAATTTATAAAATCTGTAGTAATTAAAAGGTAATTGCAAATTGATAGCGTAAAA includes:
- the infB gene encoding translation initiation factor IF-2, with amino-acid sequence MNVSELARRLRTTSNELFDKLPSMGFDIGRRAIKVDDRLALKIVEAWKAKERREREQAWLSEIRQQGVSAAAGELLGGEIKVPPVITVREFSALMNLPITKVLTALMRNGVLASMNERIDFDTASIIGEELGFKVLPEEGTAEDAATTDAQDKLKEILTGDDINKISRPPVIVVMGHVDHGKTKILDAIRKTDVVSTESGGITQHIGAYQVRRNDRALTFIDTPGHEAFTAMRSRGARVADIAILVIAADDSIQPQTKEAIKIIQDAKLPFVVAINKIDRPEADIERVKKDLSTIGLLPEDWGGNVICRPVSAKEGTGIDDLLETLILLADLNSESIMSDPNRPAIGTIIESHMSKGEGAVATILVQAGTLRVGENLCIGHDLCGKVRSLKDYKGDEAKEATPGTPVKIIGLKFAPEVGSIMEDCGDAKNFNRDLRKIRIGQQKDFSVMGLPQTEEENDKVKTINLIIKADVLGSLEAIIESLAKKETPEVKVKIIGKGLGIITEADVLKAEASDAEIIGFKVKPAQTVANLARDKKVDVKLYEVIYHLIEYIEEQIKILQSQEKRQKLLGRLEVIRVFRKEAGNMIIGGRVLEGEIKATDTAIVVRAGEAITVGKVTRLECFRKVVEHVNEGQECGVTFEGKPLIQDKDVIEFYD